The Lutra lutra chromosome 10, mLutLut1.2, whole genome shotgun sequence genome contains a region encoding:
- the LOC125079844 gene encoding olfactory receptor-like protein OLF1, whose product MILTGNIGLMMLIRTDPHLQTPMYFFLSNLSFADLCYSSVIVPKMLFNFLTENKSISYYGCALQFYFFCAFADTESFILAAMAYDRYVAICNPLLYTAVMSRGICVWLIALSYTGGNMSSLVHTSFVFILKYCDKNVINHFFCDLPPLLKLSCTDTSVNEWLLSTYGSSVEIICFIVIIVSYFFILRSVLRIRSSSGRKKTFSTCASHLTSVAIYQGTLLFIYSRPSYLYSPNTDKIISMFYTIIIPVLNPLIYSLRNKDVKDATKRAMGLKVDSS is encoded by the coding sequence ATGATCTTAACAGGAAACATTGGACTGATGATGTTAATCAGGACTGATCCTCACCTTCAAACCcctatgtattttttcctcagcAACCTCTCCTTTGCAGATCTCTGTTACTCCTCAGTCATTGTTCCCAAAATGCTGTTCAATTTCCTCACAGAGAACAAATCTATCTCCTATTATGGCTGTGctctgcagttttattttttctgtgcttttgccGATACAGAATCCTTTATCTTAGCTGCCATGGCATACGATCGCTATGTCGCCATCTGTAACCCTTTACTGTATACAGCTGTGATGTCTCGGGGCATCTGTGTATGGTTGATTGCCTTGTCCTACACTGGAGGTAACATGAGTTCCCTGGTTCACACATCCTTTGTCTTTATTCTGAAGTACTGTGATAAAAATGTCATTAATCATTTTTTCTGtgacctccctcccctgcttaaGCTATCTTGCACAGACACATCAGTTAATGAATGGCTTCTCTCCACTTATGGCAGCTCAGTGGAAATTATCTGCTTCATCGTCATCATCGTCTCCTATTTTTTCATCCTCCGCTCAGTGTTGAGGATCCGCTCTTCCAGCGGGAGGAAGAAAACCTTCTCCACATGTGCCTCTCACTTGACTTCTGTGGCCATCTATCAAGGGACTCTTCTCTTCATTTACTCACGGCCCAGCTATCTGTATTCCCCCAACACTGATAAAATTATCTCCATGTTCTACACCATTATCATCCCAGTGCTGAACCCGTTGATTTATAGTTTgagaaataaagatgtaaaagatGCCACTAAGAGAGCTATGGGGCTAAAGGTGGATTCTTCATGA
- the LOC125079201 gene encoding olfactory receptor 5W2-like, producing the protein MDEGNCSSFTEFIFLGITDNPGMKVTLFTTSLVVYLINLFANLGMITLIRMDSQLHTPMYFFLSHLSFCDLCYTTAVGPKMLVDLLAKKKSIPFFGCALQFLIFCMFGDSECLLLAVMAFDRYKAISNPLLYTANMSNRLCSLLMAAVYMLGTADALLHATLTFRLCFCGSNEINHFFCDVPPLLLLSCSDTQVNELVIFTVFGFIELSTISGVLVSYCYIILSVLKIHSAEGRFKAFSTCTSHLTAVAIFQGTILFTYFRPSSSYSLDQDKMTSLFYTLMIPMLNPLVYSLRNKDVKEALKKLKIKKWF; encoded by the coding sequence atggatgaaggaaATTGCTCATCCTttacagaattcattttcttgggAATTACCGATAACCCTGGGATGAAAGTGACCCTATTTACAACATCTCTTGTTGTTTATCTCATTAATCTTTTTGCAAATCTTGGAATGATCACTTTAATTAGAATGGATTCCCAGCTTCACACACCTATGTACTTTTTCCTCAGCCATCTCTCCTTCTGTGACCTTTGTTATACCACAGCAGTTGGGCCCAAAATGTTGGTAGACCttttagccaaaaaaaaatcaatcccttTCTTTGGCTGTGCTCTGCAGTTCTTGATCTTCTGTATGTTTGGTGATTCTGAGTGTCTGCTGCTGGCAGTGATGGCCTTTGATCGGTATAAGGCCATTAGCAACCCCTTGCTCTATACAGCCAACATGTCCAACAGactgtgctccctgctcatggcTGCGGTTTACATGCTGGGAACAGCAGATGCCTTGTTACACGCGACTTTAACATTCCGCTTATGTTTCTGTGGATCGAATGAGATTAATCATTTCTTCTGTGATGTGCCTCCTCTCCTGTTGCTGTCTTGCTCAGATACACAGGTCAATGAGTTAGTGATATTCACGGTTTTTGGATTCATTGAACTGAGTACCATTTCAGGAGTGCTTGTCTCTTACTGTTATATAATCTTATCAGTCTTGAAGATCCACTCTGCTGAGGGGAGGTTCAAAGCTTTCTCCACCTGCACCTCCCACTTAACTGCTGTTGCAATTTTCCAGGGAACGATACTCTTCACGTATTTCCGGCCGAGTTCTTCCTACTCCCTTGATCAAGATAAAATGACCTCATTGTTTTACACCCTTATGATTCCCATGCTAAACCCACTGGTGTATAGCCTACGGAACAAGGATGTAAAAGAGGCCCTgaaaaagctgaaaattaaaaagtggttttaa
- the LOC125079483 gene encoding olfactory receptor-like protein OLF2: protein MDGKNCSSMNEFLLLGISNDPGVKMTLFITFLIVYLIILIANLGMIVLIRMDSHLHTPMYFFLSHLSFSDLCYSTAVGPRMLVGFIAKNKSIPFYGCALQWLVFCTFVDSECLLLAAMAFDRYKAISNPLLYTVSMSSRLCSLLMAGVYMVAIVDASVNTILTFRLCFCGSNVINHFFCDVPPLLVLSCSDIRVNELVIFTIFGFIELITLSGLFVSYCYIILAVIKINSAEGRFKAFSTCTSHLTAVAIFQGTLLFMYFRPSSSYSLDQDKIISLFYSLVIPMLNPLIYSLRNKDVKDALKNLKSKKWFH, encoded by the coding sequence ATGGATGGAAAAAATTGCTCTTCTATGAATGAATTCCTTCTCTTGGGAATTAGCAATGACCCTGGAGTTAAAATGACTCTATTTATCACATTTCTTATTGTCTATCTAATCATTCTTATTGCAAACCTGGGGATGATCGTTTTAATCAGAATGGATTCCCACCTTCACAcacccatgtatttcttcctcagCCACCTCTCCTTCAGTGACCTCTGTTACTCTACAGCAGTTGGACCCAGGATGCTGGTAGGCTTCATTGCCAAGAACAAGTCAATTCCCTTCTATGGCTGTGCTCTGCAATGGTTGGTGTTCTGTACCTTTGTAGATTCTGAGTGTCTGCTGCTGGCAGCGATGGCCTTTGACCGGTACAAAGCCATTAGCAACCCCTTGCTCTACACGGTCAGCATGTCCAGCAGACTGTGCTCCTTGCTCATGGCTGGGGTTTACATGGTGGCAATTGTGGACGCTTCAGTAAATACCATACTAACATTCCGGCTCTGTTTCTGTGGGTCTAATGTGATTAACCATTTCTTCTGTGATGTCCCACCTCTCCTCGTGTTGTCTTGCTCAGACATACGGGTTAATGAGTTAGTGATATTCACCATTTTTGGCTTCATTGAACTGATTACTCTTTCAGGGCTGTTTGTGTCTTACTGCTATATCATCCTAGCAGTGATAAAGATCAACTCTGCGGAGGGGAGGTTCAAAGCTTTCTCCACCTGCACCTCCCACTTAACAGCTGTTGCGATTTTCCAGGGAACTCTGCTCTTTATGTATTTCCGGCCGAGTTCTTCCTACTCTCTTGATCaagacaaaattatttcattgttttactcCCTCGTGATTCCCATGCTAAACCCTCTGATTTATAGCCTACGGAACAAGGATGTGAAAGATGCCTTGAAGAACCTTAAAAGTAAAAAGTGGTTTCATTGa